The sequence below is a genomic window from Miscanthus floridulus cultivar M001 unplaced genomic scaffold, ASM1932011v1 fs_898_2_3, whole genome shotgun sequence.
CCTTCCTTTTCCCTCCCAGCTTCAGCTTCACACCTCCACAGCCTTCGTACACCGGCGAACTCCACAAGAAACTCGCAGCAGGTCCGGGCATGGCTGCCGAGAAGCGCACCATTGGCATGGGCATGGACTACTCGCCGTCCAGCAAGGCCGCCGCGAGGTGGGCCGTCGACAACCTGCTCAAGGCCGGCGACAGGATCATCCTCGTCCATGTCCTCCCCAAGGGGGCGGACGCCAGCCACAAGGAGCTCTGGAAGAGCACCGGCTCGCGTAAGTAGAATCATCATTGAGTTTTTACTTCTGCTGGTATCTCTCTTGAGTTCAGACTTCTCGATCCCAAAGATAGTCAGCTGACAGCACCGTtgtttctgttcttttttttaaCTTGAAGCTTTGATTCCTCTACCGGAGTTCATGGAGATGAACGTGCAAGCAAGGTATGGATTGAACCCTGATAAAGAGATACTGGAGATCCTGCAAGCTGCATCCAAGTCCAAGCAGGTAATATCTCTACAGCAACTACTAACTTGTTGGCGGAATTTTCTGTTATATGCGATCATGCAGTTTGTTCACTCTTTTTCAAGGGTTCTGCTAGATGATTAGTCTAGAGAATGAAATTGTACTGttacataaaaataaaaaacagaaCGCATAGTTTGCAACGGATACAATCCAAAGTATTTTTGTATAGCACAATAGCAAGGGCTATGGCCTAAATTTCACACCTAATGCTACAGATCTGAGTAATACAGTTAGGATTCCATCAGAATTGTATCCAACAAGGAAAAAAAAGAAGAGTATTCACTCAAATTCTCATGTAGACTTGTGTTGTCGGAAGTCAGGTCAATCATAATGAGACCATAATCTCAAATTTAATCAAGTTTAGGGTGGCTGGCTAGCTGCTATATGTCATATTTATATCATAGCTTCCCTAAACATCAAACTAGATGAATCATTTTCAGACATTACTGCCTCCTGTATTATCGTCTAATAGTGTGAATCCCTATGTGAACCAGTCATGACAAAACAATGGGCCAAACACTACCCAACTATTAAACAACCAGCAGAATTAGTAAGGGTACTGAGTGAGCAGCTGACATAATGAAAACATCGTTTGCCCATACAGCCAATAGAGCTCTCCATGGCAGTCCCTTGAGATTATATGCACAGCTTTGTCAACCCCGCTTTTAATGTTTTGGTAAGGCTAAAGGCAACAGCCAAACATTGTAAAAGGTTACCTGTCACCTGCCTTTCATGGCTCCAACTATCTACAgaattatttttctttttggagGCAACAAAAAATAATATTGTATCCAGATATGCTGTTTAGTAAAATTTTGCTTCTATGTCGGCCTGATCAGGTGGAAGTACTAGCAAAGATTTACTGGGGTGATGCAAGGGAGAAACTCTGTGAGGCGGTAGATGATCTCAAGGTGGACTCCTTTGTGCTTGGTTGCAGAGGCTTGGGGCCACTGAAAAGGCTAACATCTAACCTCTCCTCTGTCAAGTGCTTAGTCTTTGGCTTAACACAGCTCCCTTAATTTTTTACATTTCATTGGATCTCAATGCAGGGCTCTCCTTGGAAGTGTCAGCAACTATGTAGTCAACAATGCAACATGCCCGGTTACAGTGGTGCGTGGACCAATTGGATCGAGTGCCTGATCTTTTCTGCTTAAAGGTGGAACTTTTGTAGTGCAAGGATCATTTAGTACAACTGGGTTGACCTCGTtttagaagggcgggcctggtgcaagcggtagagtcttaccgcctgtgaccggaaggtcccgggtttgagtcgcggtctccttgcattgcacaggcggggcaaggcttgccactgacacccttccccagaccccgcacagagcgggagctctctgcactggggtTGACCTCGTTTGTGAGGATGATGTGTTAGCTCTGGTATTTAACTTAAGTGTTATTACTTGACATCTGTTGCCCAGTCATGATATCTGTGACTTTCCCTCTATTAAATCTTATTTATATGTTTTTCGTTGTGAAATTATGTAAGAAAAAGTATACAGGCCATTTGAATGTGTCATTGGTGATTCTGCTTTTTTATCTATGTGTGTGACAAGGCTTCACCTACTAAATATCAATGATTACTTCACAGGATTCTGAAGGATGAATGACAACAAATGTAGTTGCTTTTTTGTATAAGTTATTGTGGTTCTTAACTGAAACTCAGGAGATAAGGGAACCCTACAGGTTGGCACTTGGTAGCTGCTTTGTTGAGGGCGCTAAAGACCTACTGATAGGCATGTCCTTGTAGCAGAAAGCAATTTCCAAATTAGAAGTTCTTATTACAAACAAAAACAAGGTTGCAGGCAGAGAAGACACGCAAACCTCaacataaaaatatttattccaaATGGCAGAAAGATGTGCTTTATTCTTAAATTGCATCAGTGCTCTATACAATGTGAACCATCTATTCTGCATTTTCTTGCACAAATGTAAGAGTAAAAACTCTATGATGAATACAATGTTTGCAAGAATGAGCCATCATGGaagcctatgttgtctcaacatagcaggtcccaagccctggtaaaggaggagggttgtgataggcgtggcgagccaacgttaaatctagccattctaatggagataaaACCCGaaatagcctaccccaacttgtttgggacttaaaggctttgttgttgttgttgtaatgagCCATCATGGAAGCACATGGACCATATTAATCAGAACATCTTACCAGTGCCATCTTTGCGTGGAACAGAATCTTCAAGATCCATTCTGCGCCAGCTCCCAGCCAAAGATGACAACTGGTCAGCCTTATCATACAACCCAAGAAGACCACCTGTGTGGATAAACAGAACTTTTCTCCCTTTCCACTTGGCTGGATTGCCAGCCATGTCTTTTAGCAATCCATAAACTGCCTTCCCACTGCATTAAAATGATGATGCACGTATTTTTATACAGTTTACGACTAGCAAATACCAGAACATAGACCGCATGCCAAATCTATTTCATTGATTCAGACATAGGTTGCACCTGTAGACTGGATCAAGGACAATGCCTGTTGCTGCAGCTATGTCTTTGACAAACTTAAGCTCCTCGGCTGTGTTCATGGCGTAGCCTAATCCCTTAGCCTGTCAAGGAGAAGTTAAAGAGAATGTCAAATGTTCATTGACTGTTGCAAAATTTTGATTATGAAATGTAGTTTATATATTTAAAACAAGTTGAAACAAGGCACTGCAGATGAACTTTTTGGAGTTAGCACACCAAAATGATTTACCAATAATAAATAATGAAAATTCCAAAATGTACTTACATTTTCGATGCTAACTATATCATGCGAATCCAAACCAGAATTAAGTCCATCAATCAGGCCTTGGGCATAGTCATAGAAGTATTCAGGATCATCACAAACAGAGAATGCATGGACCTATCCACCGAGAGGATATTAGTCTAGAAAGTTCAGTGCCAGATAATACAACAAACAAGGGTAGATCATACTTTTGTATTTAAGCTGCTCAATCTGGATCCTAAAGCAAGGCCAGCAATGGTTCCACCACTGCATGAAGTTAAATATTATCCAGCCATAAAGTGATGCCTTGCAACTTTCAGAATCTAGGCATGACAGAATAAGAACTGCACACACAAAATTACCCATAAGAAGTATACCTGCCACATGCAACAACAATATCATCAAACTGAGCATTAGCAGATTGCTGAATTTGCTGCTCGATCTCCCTTATTGCCTCAATATATCCCCTGAACAGTAAGATTTATAAAGATCAGGCTGCACTTTCTAAACTGAATTCATTTATAAAAAACTGACATGGTATGTGCCAGACTATTTGAAGTACAACCCTTTACAGCATGTAATCTTGAATtcttattattttattatgaAACTCTGACTCAAGGTccataataaattatgtaatatTTACACACAAGGCAATTTCTTACATTCCACTAGCTAGCCAGTATACTGCACTACACCAACATTGAAATGTCTTATGTCTTATGCTAATATTGAAATGTCTTATGTCTTATACGTTATCACATGATTCAACATGTAATCTATACATATCCCGTCGTAGCATAAAGGCCAACAAATATTACAACAAAACGACAAAGGCCACCATTCATGGATACTAACCCCTGAGGTAACTTC
It includes:
- the LOC136533489 gene encoding universal stress protein PHOS32-like, whose protein sequence is MPSQPSVGDIWLDSNNLKPVRVLQLRAEPELFPGTALYIAASAPRPSCTTFLFPPSFSFTPPQPSYTGELHKKLAAGPGMAAEKRTIGMGMDYSPSSKAAARWAVDNLLKAGDRIILVHVLPKGADASHKELWKSTGSPLIPLPEFMEMNVQARYGLNPDKEILEILQAASKSKQVEVLAKIYWGDAREKLCEAVDDLKVDSFVLGCRGLGPLKRALLGSVSNYVVNNATCPVTVVRGPIGSSA